DNA from Roseimicrobium sp. ORNL1:
AAGTGCAGGTAGATGGTCCCCTTGGAGTACTCCACCGCTTGGGCCAACTCGTCCAGATTGACGTCCTGATAGCCGTCCCGGCGGAACAGACGCTGCGCGTGGTCGAGGATGAGTTCCTCCCTCGCCTGGCGTTCACGTTCTTTCCGGGTAGCGGTCACAGTCGCTACTTTGGCAGGTTTTTGACTCTGAGTCAAATTCTTCTTGCCGGTCAAAGTAACCCGCTTCTTCCCGTGTTGAGCGTCTGGGACTTCCGGCCCTGTGTCACCCACCACGCCCAGAAGGGCAGGTTCACCATGAAGATGAAGGCCACATACTGGTTCTCCCGGAAGTCGAGCTTCATGATGAGCTCCACCCCGAGGTGGAAGAAGATGATGCTTAGTCCGATAAAGAGGGCCCAAGCGCGGTTCCACAGGGCGAGGAAGGCAAACAGCTCCAGGAAAAATCCGAAGCCAAAAGCAATGCGTGTGATGTGGGGATGCTCTCCCAGCCACTGGGCCACTGCGGGAATGGCGGGTACCACCAGTCCCTCGGGATTGTCATAGAACGTCTGCCGGTGGGTCTTCACCACGGACTTCGCGAGGTAGTGGCTACGCAGGAGCCACTGACCGTCTGACTTGCTGAGCTTGGTGATCGCAGACGTCACGTAGACCGCTGCGATGGCGCACTGGGCAAAGTAGAGCTGGTAGGAATGCCGCACCGCATTTGCGATGGCGCTGCCTTTCGCAAACCAGCGACGTCCCAGCCACCACACTTCTCCAGCGCACATGGCCAGGAGGATCAGTCCGTAGATGTTGTACCGGTGGTTCGTGTAGTCCTGCGAACCATCCAGCGTGTTGTAGCCGAGATGGGCCAATGTCAGGACGATAAGTCCCAGGGGATTCAGCCACTCAAGGACATACAGCAGTGCGGCGGCGATGATGAGCGGCCGGAACCACACCATGGCATCTTCGCCACCAAAGATGGATACATCGATGATGTGGGAGATGCCGCTTGGGCTCAGCACCTTTTCATAGGGGAGCACCTTCCACATACCCCACACGACGATGGCAGAAAAGAAGAGCCGCATGAGCAGAGCTTCCCATCGGCCTACGAGCACGGGTTTGAATGCTGAGGGAGAAAACTTCATCATCCTTCGCCCAAGAGCTGGGGTTCCTCACGAAAGGCGGCTCCGTCCTTGTAGTCCTGATAGATCAGCACATTCGTGATCCTGACCTTGTCTGGGAGAGGACGATTCCTTTTCTCAGCCAGCTCGCGCAACTCACGCATCATGTTGTTGAAGACCTTTTGCCGAATTTCCGGCGTGGCTTCGGTGGGTTCGATGTTCACGGCATCGCAGGCCCGGTTCAGGCCTTGGGTGAACTTCTTCTTCACCTTCGCGGAACTCAGTCCCGTCATCTGCTTCACATTGATCGGGTTCCCCGCGCCATCCGCCACGATGAGATAATCCGAGGGATACGGGCTCGGATCCGCATACATGGGGAAGCTGTTGAAAGGATAGGCATTCTTCACCACGCGGCACAGGAGGATGAGCACCACCATCATCATGATGGGGTGCCTCAGGATGCGCGCGATGCGGGGCCACATGAGAATCCGGTAACGGATCGCTTTCACGGGCGCAACCATCAATCCGCCGCAGCCTCCTCATCCCTGGCGCATTTTGCATCGTTTCTTGTGGGTGGCGGAGGCGCAAAGTGCCAACGGCATCACCGGAAGGACCAATCGACTTCAAGGCCTCCGCATCTTGCTCGTCTTGGCAACCCTCCTGCCCCGCGCATGGCCCGCGTTTGAGCGGTGCTCACGCAGCTTGGCTCAAACAAGGCCACGTGACAGTTTGTTGAACCTCTCAAGCTGGGCATCCTGGATGACTGCGCATTCAAACAGCGCACGAGGCCCATTCGAGACGGTGCGTGTGACAGCGAAGCGGTTCTCCTCCAGCATCCGCTGCATGCATGCTTCATTCGGGGCCCAGTAGTTGGTGAAATCCTTATTGAGGGAGTCTCCGGGGTAGAACTGCATGATGGGAGCCGCCGCAAGCTCTGGATTCAAGCTGGCCAGATCCACAAACGAACCGTCCTTCATGAGGAAGGCGCGGTCGATCACCTGGGTTTCCAGATAAAGGTTGCCGCGACACACCTTGCGGCAGATGTCGAGAGCAAGCATGGGATCGGGCAGGTGATAGATCAGCCCGAGCATGAGCACGATGTCAAAGGTGCCGTGCTTTGCCGGGGAGATGTCATAGATGTTGGCCTGCTGGTGAGTGACTTTGGAGCCGAGCAACTCCGCCGCCACGGCAAAACCCGTTTTCGCCGCCGGAAAGTAATCAACAGCGAGGACCTCCGCCCCCCTTTTTTCGAGCTCAAAAGCAAAATAGCCGTCCCGGGTTCCAATATCGAGCACACGCATGCCCTCACAGTTTTCAGGAAACTTGAAAAGGCCGAAATAGGTCGGGGTATCGTTGATGCCGGGTGTTACAACGGACGGAGCGACTTCGATTCGGTGGTACCAGTTTGGGACGGATTGGATCTTCGCTTCAATCTCCTCTTGGGTGTAGACCATTGCCATGGTGCGTTGTCTCACTGGAGCATCATCCGGGCAAGTATTACCTGGGTTCGTTCGGAAGGGGTTCGGCGTTGAGCTGGTGTTGGCCTCGGGATCAGCACAGCGGCGCACCAGGCCACTTCCACTTGATGCGGATGCGCTCACAACGCTGCGGAGCGGCGATGTAGAGCGTGAATCGGAAACAATCACGTCCAGGTATTTGAAATGGCCCGTTGGCGCCCGCTTTTTGTGTTGACGTAAGGTGTTGTAACCGTGGGAGACGCGCGGAAATGCCGCAAAAAAGAGCAATGGGAACTTGATCTTAATCTACATTAGATTAGTGTGATTAACTCGGTTGTTCCCAGGAGTGACCGAAATGTAGCCCATCCGCATCACGGAAGGCGTCTCCAGACATCAGCCAGGCACTGATCCCAAGATTGGGAAGGAGCAGGCACCCCCAAACGCGCAGCAGTCCGCCGTGGCTTTTGCCGTCGCCCACCTTCTTTCCTGTGAACAATCGTCCCAACCAATCTTCGAGACGCCGGGGTATCGCCTTGGTCATGGTGGTGGCCATGCTCGGGCTCATCACCGTGCTCGTCCTGGCTCTCTACTCCCTCGCCGAATCCGAGCTCAAAGGCGCCAGACACTATTCCAGCAGCCAGCAGTCCCGCCAGCTCTCAGATGTGGCCGTGGACGTGATCATTTCACAACTGCGCAAGAGCACCACGCAGAACGTCTCCACCACCGGACGCGAAATCTGGACCTCGCAACCGGGCTTGGTGCGGCGGTATGCCACCTCCGGTCAATTGGAGGCCGCCTTCAAGCTCTACTCCAGCTCCCAGATGGTGCTGGCGAACGCCACCTCCATTGAGAATACGCTGCTCCGGGATGTGCCGCCGAGTGACTGGGCAGGCAAACCCGAGCGCTACGTGGATCTCAACGCTCCCGTGTGGCGCACCAACAATGCAGGGCAGCCGCGCCTCTTGTTCCCGGTGATCGATCCGCGGGCCATGACCGGCACGGATACCGGCGTGCATGGCTTCGAGTACTCCGCCAACTTCATCGGTGGAAGCACCATTAACGGCGTTGTCACCAGCGGCGGAGACTCCCAGCGCCTGCCCATGCCGGTGGAGTGGTTGTATGTGTTGAAGGATGGGAGCATGGGCACGTTGGATTCGTCGAACCGTTTCGTCGGCCGCGTGCCGGCCAGCGCGGACAATCCCATCGTGGGACGCGTGGCATTCTGGACAGATGATGAAAGCAGCAAGGTGAATATCAACACCGCCTCCGAGCCCACCTTCTGGGCGCCGCCCACGTTCTTCCATAATGAAGATGCCTCCTGGGCAGAGTACCAGCCGGTGAATGGCGAATTCCAGCGTTATCCCGGACATCCCGCCACCACGGCGCTGAGCCCCATTCTCTTCCCGGGTGGCACGATGCAGTGGGAGAACAAGGAACTGATCTACGACCTCGTGCCCAAGATTGGACCTGGCGGCACGAAGGGCGGCACCGTTTCTTATGACGATCCGAAGATCGAGGCAGTGAAACTGGCACAGTTCCGCAGCGAGCGACTCTATGCCAGCCTGGATGAATTCCTTCTCAAGGAAGACCGCACGCCGAACAACTTCGGCGCCGCCGGCATCGGTGCAGACACGCTGCAGCGCACCGGCTTTTTCCTCACCGCGCACAGCCGCGCACCGGAGTCCAATCCCTTCGGCCTGCCCAAGATCGCCACATGGCCGGGCAACTACCGTGGGCCGGAGTACCGCAGCAAGTTTGATTCGACCATCGCCTTCTGCTCCACGCTGGCAAAGCCCAGCGGCAAGAGGCTCTACATGTTCCAGCGTGGTTATGCGGACTCCCCTACCCTGGATGTGAGGCAGGCCGACAATCTGGCTCTGCTCAACTACCTGCTGACCAATCTGCAGAAGCCCATTCCAGGATTCTCCAATGCCGCGAACAAGAACTTCAGCATCAAATACGGTGACGATCTGCCGCAGATCCTCGTCGAGATGTTCGACTATATCCGCTCGGTGAATCTGCATGACGGATTCCTCGCGGATCCCAGCGACAAGCCCGCCAACACCACCGCGAACTTCATGCTCGGGTACCAGGGCTCCTACACACGGCCCACGAAGTTCAAGACCTTCACCGATCCCCGGTTCATCCACACGGGTACGGATGCGGAGACTGGTGAACCGGTGGACCATGAGTTCCTCGCCTTCCCTGGTCATGGCCAGGTGACGCCCTCCCAGTGGCTGCAGAATGGAAAAACGTACGAGGGCATCGCCCGCTTCCCCACCATCACGGAAGTCGGCCTGCACTTCATCTGCGCCGCGGATAACACCGATGATGCTAACAACCTTTTTGAGAAGGATTATGATGAGGTGGGCAAGCCAGGTGGTGGAACCGCTCCCAAGCTCGTGTCCAAGGACACGAACAAAAAGGACCGGTGGTACTCGAACTTTCCTCCCAAGCCCTCGCCAAATCCGGACAAGGGCCAGGCTCCCAATTTGGGCAAATATCCCAAGACGAGCGGATATCCCTACGGACCTGACAAAGACCATCCGGGATACAAGCCCCAAAACTGGAACTGGCAGCTCGCCGCGAATACACCGCTCAAGCCGGGATTCCGTCGTGTGCAGGCTCGCTTCCTCTTGGAGTTCTTCATTCCCGCAGCGGGCTACACGATCATCGAACCCGAGTTCTCGGTGAAGGTGAAAGGCCTGAGCAAGTTCCGGTTGAACGGCCAGCAACTCTTCCCCAACGATGAAGAAATCGTGCGCACCGGCCGCCGCGCCACACACAACGGAAACCAGGAGACCGGCGGTTATGGTCTTGGATTGAAAGGTTTCCTTCGTGAACGCGAGGCACCTGCCCGCGCGCCCATGCCTGCGGACAATCAATGGGGCGCGGTGCCCTGGCAGGTGAAGCCCTCCACGGACACCCCCGCGCCGCTGAGCGTGCTGAACTACGACCTCGTGAGCAACTTCATCGACATTGATGTTGGCGCGGCGGGAGCCACCCCCATGAACATCAACACGCTGGGCAATCGGGAGATCGTACTCGAGATCTATAGCGGTCACCTTGGCAAGCTCGTCGCGGCACCCGAAATCAAGGCCGAGCTCGTGCAGACTCTCAAGATCGCCTTCCCGGACAACACGGTGAAAGCGCCCACGTTGGTGCGTGTGCCGATCGTCGGTATCACCAACGCGAAAGGAAAGGTCACCGATCCGGAAGTGGAAGCGCCGTACTGGTGGAGCTTTTACGGCAAGGGTTGCATCGGCTTTGATGTGGACAACCTGGTGAAGGGCACTGCCAAAGTCATCGGCGGCCGCTTCTGGGGTTCCAGCAGTGAGCCCCAAAACAGCAACCAGGTGCGTCGCGGCGCCTTCTTCTATGGTTTCGATCCCGTGGTTGCCGGTGCACCGCGCCCCTTCCGTCCGAAGAACACCCCAAACAAACCCGACAAGGGTGAAGAAGAAGAGGGGAGCGATGTGGTGCAGACCATGCTCATCGAGCACGGCGACTACCGTCTCACCGCAGCTTCACCCGTGGTGGAGACGACCCAATGGAAGCCTCACCGCTTCTCGGGCTTCACTGGCTCTGGTGCTGGTCTCAATGTGCGGCGCCTCGCGCACAGCTTCAGCAATTTCGTTTCCCAGACGCTTCCCGGCTATGACTACGGCGGCAGCGCGGACTACGCGAACCGCCTGGTGCCGAATGATAAAGGCACGTACGCCAACAATCGCATTCCCGACTTCCCCTTCTTTGCCAAGGCCGCCAGGGCTGCGCATAGCACGTGGGACTTCGATAACGGGACCGGTCCGGCGCGCGACGGCCCCTACATCAACAAGCCTGATGAGGGAAACCTGAACAGCCAAAACGGTCTCGCGTACTTTGTCGATGCGGGCCAACAGCAGTCCACGGGTGAAAACTTTTTCTCACCCAACCGCCAGATTGCGTCTCCCGTGGTCATGGGATCGCTTCCCACAGGGGTGAAGGCCGGTGAACCCTGGCGCACGCTCCTCTTCCGTCCCCAGAGCAACCACTTCGGTGGCACAGAGGCAAATGGTGGCGAGGATCCCCCGGATCACCTCTTCCTTGAGTTTTTCTGGATGCCTGTGGTGGAGCCCTATGCCATCAGCGAGCCCTTCAGCACGGCGGGCAAGATCAATCTCAACTACCAGATCTTCCCCTTCACGAACATCCGCCGTGCCAGCGGCCTGCACGCGGTGCTGGAGAAAGAGCGCATCACTGCGGTGAGCAAGACGGACATATCGGTCTACAAGGCGTGGCCAGTGGCTGGAGATAACACCACATTCTGGAGAGAGGCAGACGGCAAGACCTGGCACCACAAGCTGAACATCGCAGCCACGCTCCGCCAGTTCGACCAGCGTTTCCGGACGGGCAAGGCCTTCATCACGCCGAGTGAGATCTGCGAAATCCATCTGGTGCCTGAGGGCGTGGAGGATGCTGCGAACATGGAGAACTTCTGGGACGAACACCGCCTCACCGGCGACAACACTCGTGAGCGCCCCTACGCGAACATCTATCCCCGTCTCACGACCCGGTCGAACACCTTCAAGGTTCACTACGTCGCGCAGACCATCGCGAAGGCTCGCTCCACGGCGCCAAATGAAGTGAACAACGAGGTGGATAAGATCACCAGCGAACACCGTGGCTCCACGCTCATCGAGCGCTACCTCGACCCCGCCCAGCGGAATCTGCCTGATTTCACGTCGGCCCTGACCTCCGACACCCTCGACCAGTACCACCAGTTCCGCGTCATTGAGACCAAGAAGTTTGGATCGTAGGCGGGATCGAAAAACAAAAAGCACCCCAACATTCCCATGAAATCAAACCTGAACCGACTGAAGTCCCGGCTGCTCCGGGGGTTCTCCCTTCCTGAAGCCACCATTTCCATCGGCATCGCTGCGCTGGGTCTGACCTCCGCCATCGGGTTCCTTCCTCAAAGCATGCAGACGCTGAAGAAGGCCGGGGACATGGCCACGGAGACGCGCATCACCGAGCAGATTATCTCGAGCATTTCGAGCTCTGAATGGGTGGATAATACGGGCAAGGACCTGCTCACGGATGAATATCAGGGCAAGCGCTACTACTTTGACGACCTCGCCGTGGAGCTTGATTCCAAAAACCCGGGAGACTGGATCTCCTACGTGGCGGAAGTGGAAGTGCCTCAGGCAGACGTGTCCCTCCCTGCGAGCGATCCGGACCCCTATCTTCGTCGCGTGGTGGTGAAAGTGGGCAGTGCGACGAGCCGCAATTTCAGCTTCGTTGCCGCGCCGAAGAGCACCTACCGCACCTACGCTTCGGTGGTCTCACGCTCAGGAAAATGAATCCCCCTTCCCTCCATCATGCGGAGCGGGTTCGGCGCAGGCATTCTGCGTCCCTGGGAGCCGGAGCCGCATTCACCCTGCTGGAGATCATGATCTCCACGGCGATTGTCTCTGTGCTCATGCTGGTGTGCGTGTCTGCGCTGGATCAAACCCAGAAGACCTGGAAATTTTCCCAGGCGAAGGTGGAGCAGTACCGTGAGGCGCGGCTCGCGTTTGAGGCCATCACGCGGAATCTGTCACAGGCCACGCTGAACACGTACTGGGACTACTACTACCAGGAGACCGGCACGAATGAGCCGCCGCAGGATTCCACGGTGCAGCCCGGTGCCTATGTGCGATTCTCCGAACTGCAGTTCCGCTCCGGACAGGCGAGCAACTTGCTTGGTTCAGGCGCCACGCCGTCGGACAATCCCGGACATGTGGTCTTTTTCCAGGCGCCGCTCGGGCTTTCCCAGCAGTACCGTGAGCTCGGCACCCTGCTGAATGCGCGCGGATACTACGTCCAGTTCGGCAGTGATGTGAAGGACCGCCCCCCGTTCCTTGCGGAGAAAGGAGTGCCGGAGAAGTTGCGCTACCGGCTTATGGAGTATCGCCCGCCCGCAGAGCGGCCGAGTCTCAGCCTGCAGGGGAACGCCGTCTATGCGAAGCCCGATACCTGGTACCAGCAGGATCGTGCGGATGTTTCCGAACCTCTGGCGGATAACATCATCCTGCTGCTGGTGTCCCCGCGCGTCTCGGAAGCGATGGCGGAAACCGCGAACAGAAGCGCGACGTGGATTGCACCCAGCTACCGGTACAATTCACTGGATTGCGACAACTCCACAATCACCCCCGAAAAGGTACAGATCCTCTCGGACGGCACGGCAGTCCAGGGCACCCAGCATCTCCTACCACCCCAGGTGCAGATTACCCTCGTCGCTTTGGATGAACCCTCGGCCCAGCGTTTCGCCGAGCAGAGTGCCAATCGCTCCGTGGATATCCTGGGTGAGGCTGGTGCGCCTTTTGCCATCGCCGCAGACTACGACCGGGATCTCTCGCGTCTCAAAGATTACCTCAACGGCAGGCGGCTGAATTACCGCGTCTTCACCTCCAGCGTCACCATGCGCAGCGCGCGCTGGGACAGCCGCCAGTAAGCCCCTGACATGTGCATGCCATGATGAATTGGAACACCGCCCGCCAGAGCCGCACTCGCAGCAGGAGAAGGAGCAGGAGTGCCTTCACCCTGATCGAGATGCTGGTGGTGATTGTGATCATCGGCGCGTTGATCACAGTCAGTGCGCCGGCGATCGATGGGGTGCTGCGCTCATCCCGGCTCACTTCCACCGCGGACAATCTTCGCAACTACCTCTCCGGCGCCCAGCAACTCGCCGTGGCGCAGAATGTGGAAGTGGAAGTGCGCATCAGCGAGACGATCAGTGCCAGCGCGATCGATCGCCTGCCGCGTGTGCGTACACTGCGTACCTATGTGCTGCGCTCGGACAGCAGCAGCGGTACTGGCGCGTATGTCCGCGAAGGCGCGCCGCTGA
Protein-coding regions in this window:
- the vccA gene encoding Verru_Chthon cassette protein A, translated to MPSPTFFPVNNRPNQSSRRRGIALVMVVAMLGLITVLVLALYSLAESELKGARHYSSSQQSRQLSDVAVDVIISQLRKSTTQNVSTTGREIWTSQPGLVRRYATSGQLEAAFKLYSSSQMVLANATSIENTLLRDVPPSDWAGKPERYVDLNAPVWRTNNAGQPRLLFPVIDPRAMTGTDTGVHGFEYSANFIGGSTINGVVTSGGDSQRLPMPVEWLYVLKDGSMGTLDSSNRFVGRVPASADNPIVGRVAFWTDDESSKVNINTASEPTFWAPPTFFHNEDASWAEYQPVNGEFQRYPGHPATTALSPILFPGGTMQWENKELIYDLVPKIGPGGTKGGTVSYDDPKIEAVKLAQFRSERLYASLDEFLLKEDRTPNNFGAAGIGADTLQRTGFFLTAHSRAPESNPFGLPKIATWPGNYRGPEYRSKFDSTIAFCSTLAKPSGKRLYMFQRGYADSPTLDVRQADNLALLNYLLTNLQKPIPGFSNAANKNFSIKYGDDLPQILVEMFDYIRSVNLHDGFLADPSDKPANTTANFMLGYQGSYTRPTKFKTFTDPRFIHTGTDAETGEPVDHEFLAFPGHGQVTPSQWLQNGKTYEGIARFPTITEVGLHFICAADNTDDANNLFEKDYDEVGKPGGGTAPKLVSKDTNKKDRWYSNFPPKPSPNPDKGQAPNLGKYPKTSGYPYGPDKDHPGYKPQNWNWQLAANTPLKPGFRRVQARFLLEFFIPAAGYTIIEPEFSVKVKGLSKFRLNGQQLFPNDEEIVRTGRRATHNGNQETGGYGLGLKGFLREREAPARAPMPADNQWGAVPWQVKPSTDTPAPLSVLNYDLVSNFIDIDVGAAGATPMNINTLGNREIVLEIYSGHLGKLVAAPEIKAELVQTLKIAFPDNTVKAPTLVRVPIVGITNAKGKVTDPEVEAPYWWSFYGKGCIGFDVDNLVKGTAKVIGGRFWGSSSEPQNSNQVRRGAFFYGFDPVVAGAPRPFRPKNTPNKPDKGEEEEGSDVVQTMLIEHGDYRLTAASPVVETTQWKPHRFSGFTGSGAGLNVRRLAHSFSNFVSQTLPGYDYGGSADYANRLVPNDKGTYANNRIPDFPFFAKAARAAHSTWDFDNGTGPARDGPYINKPDEGNLNSQNGLAYFVDAGQQQSTGENFFSPNRQIASPVVMGSLPTGVKAGEPWRTLLFRPQSNHFGGTEANGGEDPPDHLFLEFFWMPVVEPYAISEPFSTAGKINLNYQIFPFTNIRRASGLHAVLEKERITAVSKTDISVYKAWPVAGDNTTFWREADGKTWHHKLNIAATLRQFDQRFRTGKAFITPSEICEIHLVPEGVEDAANMENFWDEHRLTGDNTRERPYANIYPRLTTRSNTFKVHYVAQTIAKARSTAPNEVNNEVDKITSEHRGSTLIERYLDPAQRNLPDFTSALTSDTLDQYHQFRVIETKKFGS
- a CDS encoding class I SAM-dependent methyltransferase, with product MLFFAAFPRVSHGYNTLRQHKKRAPTGHFKYLDVIVSDSRSTSPLRSVVSASASSGSGLVRRCADPEANTSSTPNPFRTNPGNTCPDDAPVRQRTMAMVYTQEEIEAKIQSVPNWYHRIEVAPSVVTPGINDTPTYFGLFKFPENCEGMRVLDIGTRDGYFAFELEKRGAEVLAVDYFPAAKTGFAVAAELLGSKVTHQQANIYDISPAKHGTFDIVLMLGLIYHLPDPMLALDICRKVCRGNLYLETQVIDRAFLMKDGSFVDLASLNPELAAAPIMQFYPGDSLNKDFTNYWAPNEACMQRMLEENRFAVTRTVSNGPRALFECAVIQDAQLERFNKLSRGLV
- the vccC gene encoding Verru_Chthon cassette protein C translates to MNPPSLHHAERVRRRHSASLGAGAAFTLLEIMISTAIVSVLMLVCVSALDQTQKTWKFSQAKVEQYREARLAFEAITRNLSQATLNTYWDYYYQETGTNEPPQDSTVQPGAYVRFSELQFRSGQASNLLGSGATPSDNPGHVVFFQAPLGLSQQYRELGTLLNARGYYVQFGSDVKDRPPFLAEKGVPEKLRYRLMEYRPPAERPSLSLQGNAVYAKPDTWYQQDRADVSEPLADNIILLLVSPRVSEAMAETANRSATWIAPSYRYNSLDCDNSTITPEKVQILSDGTAVQGTQHLLPPQVQITLVALDEPSAQRFAEQSANRSVDILGEAGAPFAIAADYDRDLSRLKDYLNGRRLNYRVFTSSVTMRSARWDSRQ
- the vccD gene encoding Verru_Chthon cassette protein D, whose translation is MMNWNTARQSRTRSRRRSRSAFTLIEMLVVIVIIGALITVSAPAIDGVLRSSRLTSTADNLRNYLSGAQQLAVAQNVEVEVRISETISASAIDRLPRVRTLRTYVLRSDSSSGTGAYVREGAPLKLDDAVAISAQPSLSSLLNRTFQSDPDEPQGSRYVSFHFFPDGSTDLPSGQPWFLTLLEDKHASAATAPANFVTIQVHPTSGKLRTFRP
- the vccB gene encoding Verru_Chthon cassette protein B: MKSNLNRLKSRLLRGFSLPEATISIGIAALGLTSAIGFLPQSMQTLKKAGDMATETRITEQIISSISSSEWVDNTGKDLLTDEYQGKRYYFDDLAVELDSKNPGDWISYVAEVEVPQADVSLPASDPDPYLRRVVVKVGSATSRNFSFVAAPKSTYRTYASVVSRSGK